A genomic stretch from Maniola hyperantus chromosome 22, iAphHyp1.2, whole genome shotgun sequence includes:
- the lsn gene encoding vacuolar-sorting protein SNF8, whose product MRRRAGVGAIHKQRLEQEKYREKGSEIQENQFQQMSKQLEVFRDNLEEFATKHKSEIKKNAQFRRQFQEMCAAIGVDPLASGKGFWSVLGIGDFYYELGVQIVEVCLATNHKNGGLITLEELRTRLIAARGKAKKHQDITSEDLLAAVKKLRIFGNGFTVVPIGKGKWLVQSIPGELNLDQTLVLQKTSTLGTGWVSTSILIDDLNWSETRAENALNHMVKEGLAWVDNQDRKETLYWFPSMFSECVSAS is encoded by the exons ATGAGGCGTCGTGCAGGAGTTGGTGCTATTCATAAGCAGCGACTGGAGCAAGAGAAATACAGGGAAAAGGGATCGGAGATCCAGGAAAACCAATTTCAGCAAATGTCCAAACAACTTGAAGTTTTCAG AGACAACCTTGAAGAGTTTGCAACTAAACACAAGAGCGAGATAAAGAAGAATGCACAGTTTCGACGCCAGTTTCAGGAGATGTGCGCGGCTATTGGTGTTGACCCTCTAGCTTCTGGAAAAGGGTTTTGGTCAGTGTTAG GCATTGGTGACTTTTACTATGAACTTGGTGTGCAAATAGTAGAGGTGTGTTTAGCGACAAATCACAAAAACGGTGGACTCATCACATTAGAGGAGCTACGAACCAGGCTCATAGCAGCAAGGGGCAAGGCCAAGAAACACCAGGACATCACCAGTGAGGACCTGTTGGCTGCTGTGAAGAAACTTAGGATATTTGGAAATGG GTTCACAGTAGTTCCAATAGGTAAAGGCAAGTGGCTCGTCCAGTCAATACCTGGCGAGTTGAACTTGGACCAAACACTAGTCTTGCAGAAGACAAGCACATTAGGCACAGGTTGGGTGTCGACAAGCATTCTTATTGATGATTTGAA TTGGAGTGAAACCAGAGCAGAAAACGCCCTAAACCACATGGTGAAGGAAGGTCTGGCTTGGGTTGACAATCAGGACCGAAAGGAAACCCTCTACTGGTTCCCGAGCATGTTCTCGGAGTGTGTTTCCGCATCATAG
- the LOC117992917 gene encoding sodium channel and clathrin linker 1-like, with amino-acid sequence MESTDNSNLEALQNEVQFYRQNQAVVEQEIRTLIADNQKLSAQLGALLREKLQHAQRAHVNNGHTHELDELRRQVVLLTKERDSLHVLWQTSQKTIDALDIELKTYQTYDSNRRGDQKTTDERRDLELKLETALADYIELESKYKRIYNEHNSLEAELKARDKEIALYKERGKELEDELAEIKKCLEEHKINLSSEIKSRDDIKTQLLLCQKECVDKIKKEAEAKSKVAEALQLFDLVSGQKNEAYKKIAEVTAELSTLKQTLANVQRDTEAGYRREIDEVKEQYNEKVSDMLQHIRNLDSELVEKGLLLNKTLREVKVLQATNESYMKQQQNNINSTEPKLALAEQRLEAMFQELVSSERRNIQLVCEKQCLIMDIQRIQDAHTRDRKRRDWEENLMKTQIDELKLQIDHLQKSLDETHEMINKLQTMLSSRTELSQKMVSTKEEELLELNKHLENQMELNKKWKDSYIDMTEKLKKKLDTLDKENKELRNQLNMSFINSTNNENSRSS; translated from the exons ATGGAGTCAACAGATAATTCCAACTTAGAAGCTTTACAAAATGAAGTTCAATTTTACAGG CAAAACCAAGCTGTCGTAGAGCAAGAGATAAGGACTCTTATAGCCGACAATCAAAAGCTGTCGGCGCAATTAGGAGCCTTACTGAGGGAAAAACTCCAGCACGCGCAGCGGGCGCACGTGAACAACGGCCACACTCACGAACTTGATGAGCTGAGGAGACAAGTGGTTTTACTTACCAAG GAAAGAGATTCTCTCCATGTTCTATGGCAGACTTCGCAGAAAACTATTGATGCTTTAGATATAGAATTAAAAACATACCAGACTTACGATAGTAATAGAAGAGGAGACCAA AAAACAACAGATGAAAGAAGAGACTTAGAACTTAAGTTAGAAACAGCTTTGGCTGATTACATTGAACTAGAATCAAAATACAAAAGAATATACAACGAACACAATTCATTAGAAGCTGAATTAAAAGCTAGAGACAAAGAAATAGCTTTGTATAAGGAAAGAGGAAAAGAGCTTGAAGACGAATTAGCAGAGATCAAAAAATGTTTGgaagaacataaaataaatttatcttCCGAAATAAAGAGTCGCGATGATATTAAAACACAACTGCTACTATGCCAAAAAGAATGtgttgataaaattaaaaaggaagCAGAAGCCAAATCCAAG GTTGCAGAAGCATTGCAACTTTTTGATTTAGTATCCGGTCAAAAGAATGAAGCTTATAAGAAAATTGCAGAAGTTACAG ccGAGTTATCAACACTAAAGCAAACGTTAGCTAATGTACAACGTGACACAGAAGCAGGTTATAGAAGAGAAATAGACGAAGTTAAAGAGCAATACAACGAAAAGGTTTCCGATATGCTTCAACATATCAGGAATCTTGACAGTGAGCTGGTTGAAAAGGGACTTTTACTGAACAAAACATTAAG ggAAGTAAAAGTTCTACAAGCAACAAATGAAAGTTAcatgaaacagcaacaaaacAATATAAACTCTACAGAGCCTAAACTAGCGCTCGCTGAGCAGAGACTTGAAGCTATGTTCCAAGAACTG GTGTCATCAGAACGTCGCAACATTCAACTAGTGTGCGAGAAACAGTGCCTCATAATGGACATACAGAGAATTCAAGATGCACATACCAGAGACAGGAAAAGACGAGATTGGGAAGAGAATCTTATGAAGACGCAAATTGATGAACTGAA actACAGATAGATCATCTCCAAAAATCATTGGATGAAACTCATGAAATGATTAACAAATTACAAACTATGTTATCATCAAGAACTGAATTAAGCCAAAA AATGGTATCCACAAAAGAAGAGGAATTATTGGAACTAAATAAACATCTAGAGAATCAAATGGAacttaataaaaa ATGGAAGGATTCCTATATTGATATGACAGAAAAACTGAAGAAGAAATTAGACACTTTggataaagaaaataaagagCTCAGAAATCAGTTAAACATGTCTTTTATCAATTCAACAAATAATGAAAACAGTAGATCTAGTTAA
- the HDAC11 gene encoding histone deacetylase 11, protein MSSLYFDIREDQWPLVYDDKYNVSFCGFEKFHVFDAKKWRNIVQYLIEANFITRECLVKPLEAKENELLLVHTKKYLKSLKWSGKVAMIAEVPVVACVPNILVQHAYLKPMRLQTGGSVLAGKLALDRGWAINVGGGFHHCSASRGGGFCPYADITLLIRNLLLHCGVQNAMIVDLDAHQGNGYQRDFLGVPEVYIMDMYNRHIYPKDEEAKRAIRRKIELGNKVEDLEYMLKLRKNLKAALHEFKPDILVYNAGTDILDSDPLGHMRISEVGIIKRDEFVFEMCKEHHIPVVMLTSGGYLRKTAKIIADSIMNLKSKGLIGYRLKE, encoded by the exons ATGTCAAG CCTTTATTTCGACATCAGAGAGGACCAGTGGCCGCTTGTTTACGACGACAAGTACAATGTGTCGTTCTGCGGCTTCGAGAAGTTCCATGTATTCGATGCAAAGAAATGGCGTAATATTGTACAA TATCTCATAGAAGCAAACTTTATAACCCGAGAATGTCTGGTCAAGCCACTCGAAGCAAAGGAGAATGAGTTGCTATTGGTGCATACTAAAAAGTACCTCAAATCTCTTAAA tgGAGTGGCAAAGTTGCAATGATAGCAGAGGTGCCAGTGGTTGCTTGTGTTCCTAATATACTAGTGCAGCATGCTTACTTGAAGCCTATGAG GTTACAAACAGGCGGATCAGTGTTAGCGGGTAAGCTGGCGCTAGACCGAGGCTGGGCTATAAACGTGGGCGGCGGCTTTCACCATTGCAGCGCGTCGCGAGGCGGCGGCTTCTGTCCCTATGCAGACATCACACTGCTCATCAGGAACCTGCTGCTGCACTGCGGCGTGCAGAACGCTATGATCGTCGACTTGGACGCGCATCAA GGCAACGGCTACCAGCGCGATTTTCTCGGTGTGCCAGAAGTGTACATAATGGATATGTATAACCGACACATCTACCCCAAAGACGAGGAAGCCAAGCGCGCTATACGACGCAAGATTGAGCTGGGGAACAAGGTTGAGGACTTGGAGTATATGCTCAAGTTGAGGAA GAATTTAAAAGCAGCTCTACATGAATTCAAGCCGGACATTCTGGTGTACAACGCTGGGACCGACATCCTGGACTCAGACCCGCTCGGCCACATGAGGATTAGTGAAGTT GGTATAATAAAACGCGACGAGTTCGTATTCGAGATGTGCAAAGAGCACCATATTCCGGTGGTGATGCTGACGAGTGGTGGGTACTTACGTAAGACCGCCAAGATCATTGCAGACTCCATCATGAACCTCAAGAGCAAGGGCCTCATCGGATACCGGCTCAAGGAGTGA